A portion of the Punica granatum isolate Tunisia-2019 chromosome 7, ASM765513v2, whole genome shotgun sequence genome contains these proteins:
- the LOC116213087 gene encoding xyloglucan endotransglucosylase/hydrolase 2, with the protein MAFANNGGLCVLVLSALMVACTAGNFYQDFDLTWGDHRAKIYNGGQLLSLSLDKVSGSGFRSKKEYLFGRIDMQLKLVAGNSAGTVTAYYLSSEGPMHDEIDFEFLGNLSGDPYILHTNVFTQGKGNREQQFYLWFDPTRNFHTYSIIWNPQHIVFLVDNIPIREFRNAESIGVPFPKNQPMRIYSSLWNADDWATRGGLVKTDWSKAPFTAYYRNFNAIPSSSNSLSNSARQMATAGQLDTTSRRWLRWVQKYFMTYNYCTDLKRFPGGLPPECRQSRF; encoded by the exons ATGGCCTTCGCAAATAATGGAGGTTTATGTGTACTAGTTCTGAGTGCCCTAATGGTGGCCTGTACGGCAGGAAACTTCTACCAGGATTTCGACTTAACATGGGGTGATCATCGGGCAAAGATATACAATGGAGGACAGCTTCTTTCTTTGTCTCTCGACAAAGTCTCTGGTTCGGGTTTCAGGTCAAAGAAAGAATACCTGTTTGGTAGGATCGATATGCAGCTTAAGCTCGTAGCTGGAAACTCGGCTGGAACCGTGACTGCTTATTAT TTATCATCTGAAGGGCCCATGCATGATGAGATCGACTTCGAGTTCCTCGGGAACCTGAGCGGCGACCCCTATATCCTTCACACCAATGTCTTCACTCAAGGGAAAGGAAACAGAGAACAGCAGTTTTACTTGTGGTTTGACCCCACCAGAAACTTCCACACTTACTCCATCATTTGGAACCCCCAACACATAGT cttcttggtggacaatatcCCTATTAGAGAGTTCAGGAATGCAGAGTCCATTGGAGTCCCATTCCCGAAGAACCAGCCTATGAGGATCTACTCCAGCCTCTGGAACGCCGACGACTGGGCCACAAGAGGCGGCCTAGTTAAAACCGACTGGTCCAAGGCCCCATTCACAGCCTACTACCGGAACTTCAATGCCATTCCATCTTCCTCGAACTCATTATCGAATAGCGCTCGCCAAATGGCAACAGCTGGCCAGCTCGACACCACTAGCAGGAGGTGGCTCCGGTGGGTCCAGAAGTACTTCATGACTTACAACTACTGCACCGACCTCAAGAGGTTTCCTGGGGGCCTTCCTCCCGAGTGCAGACAATCAAGATTCTGA
- the LOC116212940 gene encoding uncharacterized protein LOC116212940, with protein sequence METNPYKRKQPSAPSSKLFFSGNNSNCFHADEERGDHPSGFRVLIKVLPTRRVFSPTPNKIQNPGHGGGLPAETRKIRRNPCSSDVGSSKGSERVAEPDPVEDFGQTTPPEAVEMFHRSGHDPPRNADRVSPKQSNMSSITSHPENRSGRPLWVRGRLFKPPSSLSYRRLLPYLMDIAKEDESGIIRTCQRQKPEKSNEGKLLQQVSDSNCRDIPTDESSQDHSQTLAPSSAMEPPIASGLMKDLSLDGVTSAPANEVLGDTGTSCEDGNIIGNTSIHDQSPVKPDTRKCIHSGIEDCSDEGKVSEKAEKVIPVDFDQEVDDKASLRKQACSMSCDYGIDSQDSSKYTTSTAEQNAIRPVSEKARGLMNNSPNGSISKIKTSSPEDGIRSPTKSKTVLNPQSRSKLLKSPNTFSYRRLLPYLMEIEKDDQCTTRNTCPLKAVDSSQKHIQSATESSYGLKPPADVLNEHSPIALVSTLPCASSQIDGDGNDEFITKGSEGVSVASPENKKVINELHTEMNKGGRLLLEDTYQNGASAHIGIPCTNSQRGILKRNPRGCRGLCPCLNCTSFRLNAERAFEFSRNQVKDAEELALDLMKELSHLRDMLERINGSATTPDNLVLEACRKASEAEGIAKDRLREMNEDLNMHCRVKCLHRPRVMFGKLTAEDLFQ encoded by the exons ATGGAAACGAACCCCTACAAGCGGAAGCAGCCCTCCGCCCCCTCCTCCAAACTGTTCTTCAGCGGCAACAACTCTAATTGCTTCCACGCTGATGAAGAAAGAGGCGACCACCCGTCTGGCTTTCGCGTCCTCATTAAAGTTCTTCCAACTCGCCGAGTCTTCTCTCCCACCCCAAATAAGATCCAGAACCCGGGACATGGAGGAGGACTGCCGGCGGAGACCAGAAAGATCAGAAGAAATCCCTGTTCCTCTGATGTTGGTAGCAGTAAGGGGAGTGAACGGGTGGCTGAACCGGATCCGGTCGAAGATTTTGGCCAGACAACTCCTCCTGAAGCTGTTGAAATGTTTCATCGTTCGGGGCATGATCCGCCGCGTAATGCAGATCGGGTTTCACCCAAGCAGTCGAACATGAGCAGCATAACAAGTCACCCGGAGAACCGATCT GGTCGGCCTTTGTGGGTTCGTGGGAGGCTGTTCAAACCCCCCAGCTCATTGAGCTACCGGAGATTGCTTCCATATTTGATGGACATAGCTAAGGAGGATGAATCTG GCATTATTCGGACATGCCAGAGGCAgaaacccgaaaagagcaatgaAGGAAAGCTGCTCCAACAGGTTTCTGACTCTAACTGTAGAGATATTCCAACGGATGAATCTAGCCAAGACCATTCCCAAACATTGGCTCCGTCTTCAGCCATGGAACCACCAATAGCTTCGGGTCTAATGAAGGATCTTTCTCTGGACGGTGTTACTTCTGCTCCGGCAAATGAGGTCTTGGGTGATACCGGAACTTCATGTGAAGATGGTAATATAATTGGTAATACCTCAATTCATGATCAATCCCCAGTGAAACCAGATACGAGGAAATGCATTCATAGCGGTATTGAAGATTGTTCTGATGAGGGTAAAGTGTCGGAGAAAGCTGAGAAGGTTATTCCAGTGGATTTCGACCAGGAAGTAGATGACAAAGCATCTCTTAGGAAACAGGCATGTTCCATGAGCTGTGATTATGGAATTGATAGTCAAGATAGTTCAAAGTATACGACGAGTACGGCTGAGCAGAATGCTATACGTCCTGTTTCCGAGAAAGCACGTGGTCTGATGAATAATTCACCAAATGGCTCCATCAGTAAAATTAAGACCAGCAGTCCGGAGGATGGTATAAGATCTCCTACCAAGAGCAAAACA GTATTAAATCCACAGTCACGCTCGAAGCTCTTAAAGAGCCCTAATACATTCAGCTACAGGAGATTGCTTCCATATCTGATGGAAATCGAAAAAGATGATCAGT GCACTACGAGAAACACGTGCCCTCTGAAAGCTGTTGATTCTAGCCAAAAGCACATACAATCAGCAACAGAATCGTCATACGGTCTCAAACCACCAGCTGATGTTCTGAATGAGCATTCTCCGATTGCTCTAGTCTCTACACTTCCCTGTGCTTCTTCGCAAATTGATGGAGATGGGAATGATGAATTTATTACTAAAGGTTCAGAAGGCGTGTCAGTAGCTTCTCCTGAAAACAAGAAGGTGATCAATGAACTTCATACAGAGATGAACAAAGGAGGTAGGTTACTTCTTGAAGACACATACCAGAATGGAGCTTCTGCTCATATTGGGATCCCTTGTACGAATTCACAGAGAGGGATTCTCAAGAGGAATCCCCGAGGTTGCAGAGGGCTCTGTCCTTGCTTGAACTGCACTTCTTTCCGTCTAAATGCCGAACGGGCATTTGAGTTTTCGAGGAACCAGGTGAAAGATGCTGAAGAATTAGCTCTTGATTTGATGAAGGAGTTGTCTCACCTACGAGATATGTTGGAGAGAATAAATGGTTCTGCTACTACACCGGATAATTTG GTGCTAGAAGCATGCAGGAAAGCATCTGAGGCAGAAGGTATAGCAAAAGACCGACTTAGGGAAATGAATGAGGACCTCAACATGCACTGCAGAGTCAAA TGCTTGCACCGACCGAGGGTTATGTTTGGCAAACTTACTGCTGAAGATTTATTCCAATGA
- the LOC116212765 gene encoding crocetin glucosyltransferase, chloroplastic-like produces MPLILNPTIIKLIHNKISQQDMEPSHFLLVTYPAQGHINPGLQFAKRLIRNGARVTFATSVSASRRMSKLPDSQGLHFAPFSDGYDDGFKQGDNIPQFLSELKRRGSESLRDLIASHANQGRPFTCLVYSLLLPWAADVARELNVPSALLWIQPATVLAIYHSYFYGYKDTIVESCSNDPNGSVELPGLPWKLTSRDLPSFLLPTNTYAFALPSFKEQLEALQKEPNPRILVNTFDALEPEALKGVEKYNLIGIGPLVPSAFLDGKDPSDTSFGGDLFQGTKDCKKWLDSQDEGSVIYISFGTLAEISKRQTEELACGLLASSRPFLWVVREKEKGAEGKEKSTEEEQVKAPEEEEELSCREELEKQGMIIPWCSQLEVLSHPSLGCFITHCGWNSTLESLVCGVPVVAFPQWTDQGTNAMLLENVWGTGTRVKANEEGIVDSNEIKRCLEVVLGERRKEMKGNALRWKELAREAVKEGGSSCMNLKAFMEDVSRGSHI; encoded by the exons ATGCCCCTCATCCTTAACCCTACTATTATCAAATTAATCCATAATAAGATTTCGCAACAAGATATGGAGCCTAGCCACTTTCTCCTCGTAACATACCCTGCGCAGGGCCACATAAACCCGGGCCTCCAATTCGCCAAGCGGCTCATCCGAAATGGCGCCCGAGTCACCTTTGCCACCTCTGTCTCTGCCAGTCGGCGCATGTCGAAGCTCCCGGACTCTCAAGGGCTGCATTTTGCCCCATTCTCTGATGGCTATGATGACGGGTTCAAGCAAGGGGATAATATTCCGCAGTTTCTCTCCGAGCTGAAGCGTCGAGGCTCCGAGAGCCTAAGGGACCTTATCGCCTCTCATGCCAACCAAGGTCGTCCATTCACTTGCCTCGTCTATAGCCTGCTACTCCCCTGGGCGGCTGACGTGGCCCGGGAGCTCAACGTTCCCTCCGCACTTCTTTGGATCCAACCTGCCACTGTCCTCGCCATCTACCACTCCTACTTCTATGGCTACAAGGACACTATCGTAGAGAGCTGTAGTAACGACCCCAACGGTTCGGTTGAACTGCCCGGTTTGCCATGGAAGCTGACCAGCCGTGACCTTCCCTCCTTCCTCTTGCCCACGAACACGTACGCTTTCGCCCTTCCTAGTTTTAAGGAACAGTTGGAGGCACTACAGAAGGAGCCCAACCCCAGAATATTAGTGAACACATTTGATGCACTTGAGCCAGAGGCCTTAAAAGGCGTTGAGAAGTACAATTTGATAGGAATCGGGCCATTAGTTCCTTCGGCATTTTTAGACGGCAAAGACCCGTCGGACACTTCCTTCGGTGGCGATCTTTTTCAAG GCACGAAGGACTGCAAGAAATGGCTGGACTCGCAGGACGAAGGTTCAGTTATCTACATCTCATTTGGAACCCTCGCAGAGATATCGAAGAGACAGACCGAAGAACTCGCATGCGGGCTATTGGCAAGCAGCAGGCCATTCTTATGGGTGGtaagagagaaggagaaaggagctgaaggaaaagaaaagtcgACAGAAGAAGAACAAGTAAAAGcaccagaagaagaagaagagctcAGCTGCAGAGAGGAGCTCGAAAAACAAGGCATGATAATTCCATGGTGTTCCCAGCTCGAAGTGCTTTCCCACCCATCGCTAGGGTGCTTTATCACGCACTGCGGGTGGAACTCTACGCTTGAAAGCCTCGTCTGCGGTGTGCCGGTTGTGGCATTCCCCCAGTGGACGGATCAGGGAACGAACGCAATGTTGCTTGAGAATGTGTGGGGTACCGGGACGAGGGTCAAGGCGAACGAGGAAGGAATAGTAGATTCCAACGAGATAAAGAGGTGCTTGGAAGTTGTTCTCGGGGAGAGGAGGAAGGAGATGAAAGGAAATGCCTTGCGGTGGAAGGAGTTGGCTAGGGAGGCTGTCAAGGAAGGTGGCTCCTCTTGTATGAATCTGAAGGCTTTCATGGAAGATGTTAGTCGAGGTTCTCATATTTGA